From Methanocella paludicola SANAE, a single genomic window includes:
- a CDS encoding (Fe-S)-binding protein, giving the protein MIQDHIEDIIKCTRCGRCRALCPINEELGWESTNARGRMLLARALAEGEKPSYAMKRSFYTCLTCSMCTSTCPSGAKPDDVVEDARREMIAQGSAPPYYDTILENITKHGNSLGDTGPRNAWVPEELRLNNGSADVIYWSGCLTSYRQQQTALSNLKILSRFGARVLDDERCCGSPLLRLGGDSVALEHNRKEIEKSGAKTLVTGCAGCYKTLSESLDIEVLHVTQFLARHVDELPLERLPYRVSYHDPCHLGRCMKVYDEPRTIIKRICEFEEMATSRSLAKCCGGGGGVRRGYGDLARKVAKKRLMDAPAGIDYIITACPMCHANLQDAGGKVLDISELVLMSMI; this is encoded by the coding sequence ATGATCCAGGACCATATCGAGGATATCATCAAGTGCACCAGGTGCGGGCGCTGCAGGGCGCTCTGCCCTATCAACGAGGAGCTCGGCTGGGAGTCGACGAACGCCCGGGGCCGGATGCTTCTCGCGAGGGCGCTGGCAGAGGGCGAGAAGCCCTCCTACGCCATGAAGAGGTCGTTCTATACCTGCCTGACGTGCTCCATGTGCACCTCGACCTGCCCCTCCGGCGCGAAGCCGGACGACGTCGTTGAGGATGCCCGGCGGGAGATGATCGCGCAGGGCAGCGCTCCGCCTTATTACGATACTATTCTCGAGAACATCACGAAGCACGGCAACTCCCTGGGCGATACCGGCCCCCGGAACGCCTGGGTGCCCGAGGAGCTGAGGCTTAACAATGGCAGTGCGGACGTCATCTACTGGTCCGGCTGTTTAACTTCGTACAGGCAGCAGCAGACCGCGCTGTCGAACCTTAAGATATTGAGCCGTTTCGGCGCGAGGGTGCTCGATGACGAGAGGTGCTGTGGCTCCCCGCTATTGCGCCTGGGCGGCGATTCGGTCGCGCTCGAGCACAACAGGAAAGAGATCGAGAAAAGCGGCGCGAAGACCCTGGTGACCGGGTGCGCGGGGTGCTACAAGACCCTGAGCGAGAGCCTGGACATCGAAGTGCTCCACGTGACGCAGTTCCTCGCAAGGCACGTCGACGAGCTCCCCCTCGAGAGGCTCCCGTACCGGGTGAGCTACCACGACCCGTGTCACCTTGGCCGGTGCATGAAAGTTTATGACGAGCCCCGCACCATAATAAAGCGGATCTGCGAGTTCGAGGAGATGGCCACCAGCAGGAGCCTGGCGAAATGCTGCGGCGGCGGAGGCGGGGTCCGTAGAGGATACGGCGACCTCGCAAGGAAAGTGGCTAAAAAGCGCCTCATGGACGCGCCGGCGGGCATCGACTATATCATAACAGCATGCCCCATGTGCCACGCCAACTTACAGGACGCCGGGGGCAAGGTGCTCGACATATCCGAGCTCGTGCTCATGTCGATGATATAG
- the larA gene encoding nickel-dependent lactate racemase, protein MADVDLKYGKGHFEVNVPDKNMAGIILPKEMTGVKDEQAEIRRALENPIGSQRLREKVKKGMKVVVIISDATRPCPSYKFLPLLLDEINAGGVPDGDITVVIALGSHRRSTPEEQKALMGPAFGRVRNIGHDKHDCKYVGTSSFGHRIEIFKEVVDADFIVCTGNTEYHYFAGYSGGAKAVLPGCASHSTIEINHAMMVDPKAETGRLDSPIRQEIDEVPGMMRNIGFLLDVVLNSKKEIVAAVAGDVMEAHREGVKYVDRMYSVKVPKADIVVTSAGGYPKDINMYQAQKAMDNCKHVVKEGGTMILAAQCQECLGNDVFACWVDEATTIEAQARRMDEHFELGGHKASVIAKTAMKCDIQLISEIPGETVRKMFLTPVKSPQEALDAALKKYGPDAKVLVSPYGGMVLPKPLE, encoded by the coding sequence ATGGCAGATGTAGATCTCAAATACGGGAAGGGCCACTTCGAGGTGAACGTGCCAGATAAGAACATGGCCGGCATCATCCTGCCTAAAGAGATGACGGGCGTGAAGGACGAGCAGGCCGAGATACGCAGGGCGCTGGAGAACCCCATAGGCTCTCAGAGGCTCAGGGAAAAGGTGAAGAAGGGCATGAAGGTCGTCGTTATCATAAGCGACGCCACCCGGCCCTGCCCCTCGTATAAATTTTTACCGTTATTACTGGACGAGATCAACGCGGGAGGCGTGCCGGACGGGGACATCACCGTTGTCATCGCCCTCGGCAGCCATAGGCGCTCCACGCCCGAGGAGCAGAAAGCCCTCATGGGCCCGGCCTTCGGCCGCGTCCGTAATATCGGCCACGATAAGCACGACTGCAAGTACGTCGGCACCTCCAGCTTCGGCCACCGCATCGAGATCTTCAAGGAGGTCGTCGACGCCGACTTCATCGTGTGCACCGGGAACACCGAGTACCACTATTTTGCCGGATATTCGGGAGGCGCCAAGGCGGTACTTCCGGGATGCGCAAGCCACTCGACCATCGAGATCAACCACGCGATGATGGTAGATCCAAAGGCAGAGACGGGGAGGCTCGACAGCCCCATACGGCAGGAGATCGACGAGGTCCCCGGCATGATGAGGAACATCGGCTTCCTCCTGGACGTTGTCCTGAACAGCAAGAAGGAGATCGTCGCGGCCGTCGCGGGGGACGTGATGGAGGCCCACAGGGAGGGTGTCAAGTACGTCGATCGCATGTACAGCGTTAAAGTGCCGAAGGCCGACATCGTGGTCACCAGCGCCGGCGGCTACCCCAAGGATATCAACATGTACCAGGCGCAGAAGGCGATGGATAACTGCAAGCACGTCGTAAAAGAGGGCGGCACCATGATCCTGGCGGCGCAGTGCCAGGAATGCCTGGGGAACGACGTGTTCGCCTGCTGGGTGGACGAGGCCACGACCATCGAGGCCCAGGCACGGCGGATGGACGAGCACTTCGAGCTCGGCGGGCACAAGGCGTCCGTCATAGCAAAGACCGCCATGAAGTGCGACATACAGCTTATCTCTGAGATTCCCGGGGAGACGGTGCGCAAGATGTTCCTCACCCCAGTGAAGTCGCCCCAGGAAGCCCTGGACGCGGCCCTGAAGAAGTACGGGCCGGATGCAAAAGTGCTCGTCTCACCATATGGCGGCATGGTGCTCCCGAAGCCGCTCGAATAA
- a CDS encoding molybdopterin-dependent oxidoreductase, whose product MLRKLPALDVEGPPLSDPRQWQLKVDGMVERPRAYSIQELRELEPAEATMPFVCVEGWDMWVKWKGVKLRRILDDVKPLPGACWLTFYAYSEYTDSLFIDDARDERTMLVYGYEDGDLPAENGGPLRLVVPFKLAYKSVKWLQRISFTDAEELGYWETRGYPPEAGIPEETKMKYSIR is encoded by the coding sequence ATGCTGAGGAAACTGCCTGCCCTGGACGTCGAGGGGCCGCCTCTCTCCGATCCCCGGCAGTGGCAGCTCAAGGTTGACGGCATGGTGGAGCGGCCGCGGGCGTACTCGATCCAGGAGCTCCGGGAGCTCGAGCCGGCGGAGGCCACGATGCCATTCGTGTGCGTTGAGGGGTGGGACATGTGGGTAAAGTGGAAAGGCGTAAAGCTGCGCCGCATCTTAGACGACGTGAAGCCCCTGCCCGGGGCGTGCTGGCTCACTTTCTACGCGTACAGCGAGTACACGGACAGCCTGTTCATCGACGACGCCCGGGACGAGCGGACCATGCTGGTATATGGATATGAGGACGGAGACCTGCCCGCGGAGAACGGGGGGCCGTTAAGGCTGGTCGTGCCCTTCAAGCTCGCTTATAAGTCGGTGAAGTGGCTCCAGCGCATCAGCTTCACGGACGCCGAGGAGCTCGGTTACTGGGAGACGCGGGGCTATCCGCCGGAGGCCGGGATACCGGAAGAGACGAAGATGAAGTACAGTATCCGGTGA
- a CDS encoding amylo-alpha-1,6-glucosidase: MAYEQEFASQAKIHEAHTVIKDILGALVIRDGPLTLVTAQNGDIPVRENHGFGLYYRDCRFLSGYVLTCNGRQPISILSSDDKSYAGITVLTNQRYVDRGGRTVEKETLGIRRDRIIPGMLDEKITVTNYNEFEADVELALEFVSDFDDIFTVRGITQPTKGRVLAPAYEPGQLTLQYIGEDGHRRNTRITFDPAPSDVKGGIALFRLRVGPRKRDTIGVRIYVEDMPPDVPSVLDDQHIQRRIRGIKASYADTMECCSNIQTDNGIFNKIFLRSLSDLRMLYMGQPVNIFYSAGVPWYDALFGRDSIISAMQVIPYNPEVARSTLKVLAGLQGGKTDDWRDEQPGKILHELRVGEQANLNNIPDTPYYGSVDSTPLFLILLADYIDWTGDMGLFNELQGNVDAALRWIDAYGDLDGSGLISYTRKSTKGLYNQCWKDSFDSISHADGSLAVHPIAAAEVQGYVYMAKRRMANLFERVGRHGDASRLRRDAVNLRWKFNNDFWMKGEKYFAEAIDKNGQCDVVTSNPAQGLWSEIIEPQKARMVVDRIFREDMFSGWGIRTLSYKEKRYNPLGYHNGTIWPHDNSIIAMGLNKYGFKEELAVLFTCMYEAAGFYPIYRLPELFGGFQRGEYDVPIKYPVACSPQAWSAGTIPYMLSASLGFIPDALNMRLTLYKPKLPPWLHTVKISKLIVGDAYTQLEFKREGESTLVNVVDKRGSLEVQVVY; encoded by the coding sequence ATGGCGTATGAGCAGGAGTTCGCGAGCCAGGCGAAGATACACGAGGCACACACAGTCATCAAGGACATACTGGGCGCGCTGGTCATACGAGACGGCCCGCTCACGCTGGTCACCGCTCAGAACGGAGACATCCCCGTCCGCGAGAACCACGGCTTCGGCCTGTACTACCGGGACTGCAGGTTCCTTAGCGGCTATGTGCTGACGTGCAACGGCAGGCAGCCGATCAGCATATTGTCAAGCGACGATAAGAGCTATGCGGGCATCACGGTGCTCACGAACCAGCGCTACGTCGACCGGGGCGGAAGGACCGTGGAAAAAGAGACCCTCGGCATTCGCCGGGACCGTATCATCCCCGGGATGCTCGACGAGAAGATAACCGTGACGAACTATAACGAGTTCGAGGCGGACGTGGAACTGGCCCTCGAGTTCGTGTCCGATTTTGACGACATCTTCACCGTCAGGGGAATTACACAGCCCACGAAGGGCAGGGTACTCGCGCCCGCATATGAGCCCGGGCAGCTCACGCTACAGTACATCGGGGAGGACGGGCACAGGCGGAACACCCGGATCACCTTCGATCCGGCCCCATCGGACGTGAAGGGCGGCATCGCGCTCTTCAGGCTCCGGGTCGGGCCCCGGAAAAGGGACACGATCGGCGTCCGGATCTACGTGGAGGACATGCCCCCCGACGTGCCGTCGGTCCTGGACGACCAGCATATACAGCGGCGTATCCGCGGGATCAAGGCCTCGTACGCCGACACGATGGAATGCTGCAGCAACATCCAGACGGATAACGGCATCTTCAACAAGATTTTCCTGCGCTCCCTGTCCGACCTCAGGATGCTCTACATGGGGCAGCCGGTCAACATTTTTTATTCTGCCGGAGTGCCCTGGTATGATGCCCTCTTCGGGAGGGACAGCATCATCTCCGCCATGCAGGTCATACCCTATAACCCGGAAGTGGCCCGGAGCACGCTGAAGGTGCTGGCGGGCCTGCAGGGCGGGAAAACGGACGACTGGAGGGATGAGCAGCCAGGCAAGATACTCCACGAGCTCCGGGTGGGCGAGCAGGCGAACCTCAACAACATCCCCGATACGCCGTATTACGGAAGCGTTGACTCGACGCCGCTCTTTCTCATACTGCTGGCGGATTATATCGACTGGACCGGCGACATGGGCCTTTTTAACGAGCTGCAGGGGAACGTCGACGCGGCGCTTCGATGGATCGACGCCTACGGGGACCTGGACGGCTCGGGGCTTATCTCGTACACGAGAAAGTCCACTAAAGGCCTGTATAACCAGTGCTGGAAGGACTCCTTCGACTCTATCAGCCATGCGGACGGCAGCCTGGCCGTCCACCCCATCGCCGCCGCGGAGGTGCAGGGGTACGTTTACATGGCAAAGCGGCGCATGGCGAACCTGTTCGAGCGCGTCGGGCGCCACGGCGACGCGAGCCGCCTGAGGCGGGACGCCGTGAACCTGCGATGGAAGTTCAACAACGACTTCTGGATGAAGGGCGAGAAGTACTTCGCCGAGGCCATCGATAAGAACGGCCAGTGCGACGTGGTCACCTCGAACCCTGCCCAGGGGCTCTGGAGCGAGATCATCGAGCCCCAGAAGGCCCGGATGGTCGTCGACCGGATATTCCGGGAGGACATGTTCTCCGGCTGGGGGATCCGCACGCTGTCCTACAAAGAGAAGCGCTATAACCCGCTAGGGTACCATAACGGCACGATATGGCCCCACGATAACTCGATCATCGCCATGGGCCTGAATAAGTACGGTTTCAAAGAGGAGCTCGCCGTGCTCTTTACCTGCATGTACGAGGCGGCCGGCTTTTACCCGATATACCGTTTGCCTGAACTATTCGGCGGCTTCCAGCGCGGAGAGTACGACGTGCCGATCAAGTACCCGGTCGCCTGCAGCCCGCAGGCGTGGTCGGCCGGGACGATACCCTACATGCTCTCGGCATCGCTGGGCTTCATACCGGACGCCCTCAACATGCGCCTCACGCTATACAAGCCCAAATTACCGCCCTGGCTGCACACGGTAAAGATCAGCAAGCTGATCGTCGGAGACGCTTACACGCAGCTCGAGTTCAAGCGGGAGGGCGAGAGCACGCTGGTCAACGTCGTCGATAAGAGGGGCAGCCTCGAAGTCCAGGTCGTGTATTGA
- a CDS encoding MgtC/SapB family protein has product MVDLLLLQKLFTALLIGLVIGLEREIAQEGRQNVKFAGLRTFGIVGLIGGIAAYLTTQGYIIFVAALLGVIALTAIAYYRSTGIDKHLGFTTETALILTFLLGGLAYFEQTVAIILAIVVTILLAFKVPLHEFTFKIPKEEFYDSLKFALIALVILPVLPDQAFGPLEAFNPYQIWLIVVILTGISFVGYFLVKWFGADLGLSLTGIVGGLASSTAVISSMAIRTRENKEIERPAMVAATLASMVMLLRVVFMVFIFNPGLLVSIYLPIGIMCVASILVASYFYLQGRDGRKGETIKLKTPFNIVPALIFAGFIAIVLFVSKAALLYLGNYGLYITSALAGLADVDAITVSTSQLAANGLASAPTAVTAIMIAVFVNLAIHTAYAFYFGTRKFGIYNAAMSAVIIAAGIAVIAATL; this is encoded by the coding sequence CGAGAGGGAGATCGCCCAGGAGGGCAGGCAGAACGTCAAGTTCGCGGGCCTTAGGACCTTCGGCATCGTGGGGCTCATCGGCGGCATCGCCGCCTACCTGACCACGCAGGGCTACATCATCTTCGTCGCGGCCCTGCTCGGCGTCATCGCGCTCACGGCCATCGCATATTACCGTAGTACGGGCATCGATAAGCACCTCGGCTTCACCACCGAGACGGCCTTGATATTAACGTTCCTTCTGGGCGGGCTCGCCTACTTCGAGCAGACAGTGGCCATCATCCTGGCCATCGTCGTGACCATACTGCTCGCTTTCAAGGTGCCCCTCCACGAGTTCACCTTCAAGATACCGAAGGAGGAGTTCTACGACTCCCTCAAGTTCGCGCTCATCGCACTGGTCATCCTGCCGGTGCTGCCCGATCAGGCCTTTGGGCCGCTGGAAGCGTTCAACCCTTACCAGATCTGGCTCATCGTGGTCATCCTCACCGGGATCAGCTTTGTCGGCTACTTCCTGGTAAAGTGGTTCGGGGCGGACCTGGGCCTCTCGCTCACCGGCATCGTGGGCGGCCTGGCGTCCAGCACCGCCGTCATCTCATCGATGGCCATCAGGACCAGGGAAAATAAGGAGATCGAGCGCCCCGCCATGGTCGCGGCCACGCTTGCCAGCATGGTCATGCTCCTGCGCGTAGTGTTCATGGTCTTTATCTTTAACCCGGGGCTCCTCGTCAGCATCTACCTGCCCATCGGCATCATGTGCGTGGCCAGCATACTGGTGGCGTCGTACTTTTACCTCCAGGGCCGGGACGGCCGCAAGGGCGAGACGATCAAGCTTAAGACGCCCTTCAACATCGTGCCCGCGCTGATCTTTGCGGGGTTCATCGCCATCGTCCTGTTCGTGTCCAAGGCGGCGCTCCTGTACCTGGGCAACTATGGCCTGTACATTACGTCCGCCCTCGCCGGCCTGGCCGACGTCGACGCCATCACCGTCTCAACATCCCAGCTGGCGGCTAACGGGCTGGCGTCCGCGCCCACGGCGGTCACGGCGATAATGATCGCGGTCTTCGTGAACCTGGCGATACATACCGCCTACGCCTTTTACTTCGGCACCCGGAAGTTCGGCATCTACAACGCGGCCATGTCCGCGGTCATCATCGCCGCGGGCATCGCGGTCATCGCCGCGACCCTATGA